The following coding sequences lie in one Panicum virgatum strain AP13 chromosome 6N, P.virgatum_v5, whole genome shotgun sequence genomic window:
- the LOC120677434 gene encoding probable galacturonosyltransferase 4 → MGARDKEGVVVAVDHGTRLGHGVVSRQIVDRRSGSDRSSESTVSKDKILWNGEEMQEMESEDAVKREHGHDVAITGKQGVVQLGKESGRVSDVEAMHHKAAAVHNNPNVSLKKEISADRSSEQFRGDTSRERDAEAASSSTSHNASQPDAMVRAIKNQLRTAKTYIGLLPSRGRHAFVRDLRRKMRDIQQALGDATSDKRLPKNVHGKIRAMELTLAKIKQVHDNCAAIIDKLLSTLHSTEDQVQAQKQKANYVAQIAAKAIPKRLYCLALRLTNEYYSSSTNKKQFPYEEKFEDPKLQHYALFSDNVLAAAVVVNSTIINAKNPASHVFHIVTDKQNYAAMRMWFLANPIGETAVQVQNIADFTWLNSSYSPVLKQLESHFMINYYFNTNQDKPGKNPKFQNPKYLSILNHLRFYLPEIFPKLSRVLFLDDDIIVQKDLSYLWSIDLKGKVNGAVHTCGETFHRFDRYLNFSNPLIAKKFDRRACGWAYGMNMFDLSEWRKQNITGVYHYWQNLNADRQLWKLGTLPAGLVTFWNHTFPLDRSWHLLGLGYKPNVNQRDIERAAVIHYNGNRKPWLEIGLPVYRQFWSKYVNFNNVYLRECNINP, encoded by the exons ATGGGCGCCCGCGACAAGGAGGGCGTGGTTGTTGCAGTGGATCATGGCACTCGATTGGGACATGGTGTAGTTAGTCGGCAAATTGTTGATCGGAGAAGTGGTTCAGATAGATCAAGTGAATCCACGGTCAGCAAGGATAAGATACTGTGGAATGGAGAAGAGATGCAGGAGATGGAGTCAGAGGATGCAGTTAAGAGAGAGCACGGTCATGATGTTGCCATTACAGGCAAACAGGGTGTTGTACAGTTGGGAAAAGAGAGTGGCCGTGTCAGTGATGTTGAAGCAATGCATCACAAAGCTGCTGCAGTGCACAACAATCCTAATGTTTCATTGAAAAAG GAAATTTCTGCTGATAGATCATCTGAGCAATTTAGAGGCGACACCTCAAGAGAGCGTGATGCAGAGGCAGCTAGCAGTAGTACTAGTCATAATGCAAGTCAGCCAGATGCTATGGTACGTGCCATCAAGAACCAACTAAGAACAGCAAAAACATATATTGGGCTCCTACCTTCTAGAGGCCGTCATGCTTTTGTTAGAGATCTCCGAAGAAAGATGAGGGATATCCAACAAGCACTTGGTGATGCAACAAGTGATAAGCGGTTACCAAAGAA TGTCCATGGAAAAATTAGAGCAATGGAGTTGACATTAGCAAAGATCAAACAAGTACATGATAACTGTGCAGCTATTATTGATAAGCTACTATCAACCCTTCATTCAACTGAAGATCAAGTTCAAGCTCAAAAGCAAAAGGCTAACTATGTAGCACAAATAGCAGCTAAGGCTATTCCAAAAAGGCTCTATTGTCTTGCACTGCGTCTTACAAATGAGTATTATTCTTCCAGCACCAACAAAAAGCAGTTTCCATATGAAGAAAAGTTTGAAGATCCAAAGCTACAGCACTATGCCTTATTCTCAGATAATGTACTGGCAGCTGCAGTGGTTGTGAACTCAACTATTATAAATGCTAAG AATCCAGCAAGCCATGTCTTCCATATCGTGACGGACAAACAAAATTATGCTGCAATGAGAATGTGGTTTTTGGCAAATCCCATTGGAGAAACTGCTGTTCAGGTCCAGAACATTGCCGACTTTACATGGCTAAATTCGAGCTACAGTCCAGTTCTGAAGCAGCTGGAGTCTCATTTCATGATCAACTACTACTTCAATACCAATCAGGATAAGCCGGGTAAAAATCCGAAGTTCCAGAATCCCAAGTACCTGTCCATTCTCAACCATCTGAGGTTTTATCTTCCTGAGATCTtcccgaagctgagcagggttTTATTTCTTGATGATGATATTATTGTCCAGAAGGATTTAAGTTATCTTTGGTCTATAGATCTCAAGGGCAAAGTTAACGGAGCTGTCCATACCTGTGGAGAGACTTTCCATAGGTTTGATAGGTACCTCAACTTCTCAAATCCTCTAATCGCTAAGAAGTTTGATCGTCGTGCCTGTGGCTGGGCATATGGCATGAACATGTTTGATTTGTCTGAATGGAGGAAGCAGAATATTACTGGTGTCTACCACTACTGGCAGAATCTG AACGCAGACAGGCAATTATGGAAATTAGGAACACTTCCTGCTGGTCTTGTCACATTCTGGAACCACACATTCCCCCTCGATCGCTCATGGCATCTCTTGGGTCTAGGGTACAAGCCGAACGTCAACCAAAGGGATATCGAGCGCGCGGCTGTTATACACTACAACGGGAATCGAAAACCTTGGCTTGAGATTGGACTGCCAGTATACCGCCAATTCTGGTCCAAGTATGTAAATTTTAATAATGTTTATCTACGAGAGTGCAACATAAACCCGTGA
- the LOC120678217 gene encoding basic proline-rich protein-like, translating to MRLHLPSSRRTPVSPFAGPALGPGRAPTHAAAHRLRLHRRPRPRREAFLGPLLPRRCPPVWTRGRRRRRRPTRAGGPRPGRAVAGGVARPAPPVLLGAGPDARPSTAAAARPRRRPPAWTHGSRRRRPARSSRAAGRRSGRAAVDGGGGPPASAAPGLDARRPEASPGPLLPCCWAPVRTHGLDGGGAPPAPAAPGLDARRPKASPRPAPPALLGAGPDAPAAPGLLPLAPPRAER from the exons ATGCGCTTGCACTTGCCGTCAAGCCGGCGCACGCCGGTCTCGCCCTTCGCCGGCCCCGCGCTGGGGCCTGGCCGAGCTCCCACCcacgcggcggcgcaccggctCCGCCTACACCGGCGGCCCCGGCCTAGACGCGAGGCGTTCCTCGGCCCGCTCCTCCCGCGCCGGTGCCCGCCGGTCTGGacgcgcggcaggcggcggcggcggcgccccacccgcgccggcggcccccGGCCTGGACGCGCGGTGGCTGGAGGCGTCGCCCGGCCCGCTCCTCCCGTGCTGCTGGGCGCCGGTCCGGACGCGCggccgtcgacggcggcggcggcccgcccgcgccggcggcccccGGCCTGGACGCACGGCAGCCGGAGGCGTCGCCCGGCCCGCTCCTCCCGTGCTGCTGGGCGCCGGTCTGGACGCGCggccgtcgacggcggcggcggcccacccGCGTCGGCGGCCCCCGGCCtggacgcgcggcggccggaggcgtcGCCCGGCCCGCTCCTCCCGTGCTGCTGGGCGCCGGTCCGGACGCACGGCC tcgacggcggcggcgccccacccgcgccggcggcccccGGCCTGGACGCGCGGCGGCCGAAGGCGTCGCCCCGGCCCGCTCCTCCCGCGCTGCTGGGCGCCGGTCCGGACGCGCCGGCGGCCCCCGGCCTCCTCCCGCTTGCGCCTCCCCGGGCCGAGCGCTAG
- the LOC120678218 gene encoding putative F-box protein At3g16210, protein MADEGFDVPTDAFVEILLRLPTSARRRFRLVCKRWRDVIDERTPERQVRTKTLAFIGPWRSPRALVFDDTDGRRSHEWAYPSAHEVVSMVGTCNGLICLLDAGEGGRSALRLTVANPVTGEALALPPLPAAWGLPGLHAFGYHPTTGRYKVVHVSSRLYHHDGAGGATSSAASSPSTGPCTGSPRAPTG, encoded by the coding sequence ATGGCGGACGAGGGTTTCGATGTACCCACCGACGCCTTCGTGGAAATCTTGCTCCGCCTCCCGACGAGCGCCCGGCGGCGGTTCCGCCTCGTCTGCAAGCGGTGGCGCGACGTCATCGACGAGCGCACGCCGGAGCGGCAGGTCCGGACCAAGACCCTCGCCTTCATCGGCCCATGGCGGAGCCCACGCGCCCTCGTCTTCGACGACACGGACGGGCGCCGCAGCCACGAGTGGGCCTACCCGAGCGCCCACGAAGTAGTCTCTATGGTCGGCACCTGCAACGGCCTGATCTGTTTgctcgacgccggcgagggTGGCCGCTCTGCCCTCAGGCTCACGGTGGCCAACCCGGTCACCggcgaggcgctggcgctccCGCCACTCCCCGCGGCGTGGGGGCTCCCGGGGCTCCACGCCTTCGGGTACCACCCCACGACGGGGCGGTACAAGGTCGTGCACGTCTCGAGCCGCCTCTACCACCACGACGGGGCGGGAGGTGCAACCTCTTCTGCGGCATCGTCGCCGTCGACGGGTCCGTGTACTGGTTCACCTCGTGCGCCGACCGGGTGA
- the LOC120679812 gene encoding nuclear transcription factor Y subunit C-6-like, translating to MEPKSTTPPPAPVMGAPVAYPPPPAAAYAAGPYAHAPAAALYPPPPPPPPPHPAAAAVQQQLGPAAQQQLNLFWAEQFREVEATTDFKNHNLPLARIKKIMKADEDVRMIAAEAPVVFARACEMFILELTHRGWAHAEENKRRTLQKSDIAAAVARTEVFDFLVDIVPRDEAKDAEAAAAAGMGAGIPHPAAGMPAADPMGYYYVQPQ from the coding sequence ATGGAACCCAAATCCACCACCCCTCCGCCGGCCCCCGTCATGGGCGCGCCCGTCGCGTaccctccgccgcccgccgccgcgtacgccgcggggccgtacgcccacgcgccggcggccgcgctctacccgccgccgccgcccccgccccctccgcaccccgccgccgcggcggtgcagcagcagctgggccccgcggcgcagcagcagctgaACCTGTTCTGGGCGGAGCAGTTCCGCGAGGTGGAGGCCACCACCGACTTCAAGAACCACAACCTGCCCCTGGCGCGCATCAAGAAGATCATGAAGGCGGACGAGGACGTCCGCATGATCGCCGCCGAGGCGCCCGTCGTCTTCGCCCGCGCCTGCGAGATGTTCATCCTCGAGCTCACGCACCGCGGCTGGGCGCACGCCGAGGAGAACAAGCGCCGCACGCTGCAGAAGTccgacatcgccgccgccgtcgcgcgcacCGAGGTCTTCGACTTCCTCGTCGACATCGTGCCGCGGGACGAGGCCAaggacgccgaggccgccgccgccgccggcatgggGGCCGGGATCccgcaccccgccgccggcatgcCCGCCGCCGACCCGATGGGCTACTACTACGTCCAGCCGCAGTAA
- the LOC120679811 gene encoding uncharacterized protein LOC120679811, which yields MAEPAKNDAHIVEIPVSVDGGEAEATGSLEKAAGAHPLGEIATSAGHLLLLKLWQREEDRLGRRACALEARMDAARRDAFYLCAAFLAFHGLSLAVLFAASVATAATSAAAGGGRPASAACRRWWVPSSLSLAASLALAAAVQLRVCAYWRAAARLRRERGDARALARAVQELRMKGAAFDLSKEPQYRVTRAKCASVEGAGAWAPLRWCQQNVVTTCLLAVAAAALPSGKFILCA from the coding sequence ATGGCGGAGCCGGCCAAAAACGACGCCCACATCGTGGAGATCCCGGTCTCCGTCGAcggaggcgaggcggaggcaaCCGGGTCCCTTGAGAAGGCGGCCGGGGCCCACCCGCTCGGGGAGATCGCGACGAGCGCGGGCCACCTGCTCCTGCTCAAGCTGTGGCAGCGGGAGGAGGACCGCCTGGGCCGCCGCGCGTGCGCGCTGGAGGCGCGCATGGACGCGGCGCGCCGGGACGCCTTCTACCTCTGCGCGGCGTTCCTCGCCTTCCACGGCCTGTCCCTCGCGGTCCTCTTCGCCGCGTCagtggccaccgccgccacatcggccgccgccggcgggggccgcCCGGCGAGCGCCGCGTGCAGGAGGTGGTGGGTGCCGTCGTCGCTGTCCCTGGCGGCctccctcgcgctcgccgcggccgtgcAGCTGCGGGTCTGCGCCTACtggcgcgccgcggcgcggctGCGCCGGGAAcgcggcgacgcgcgcgcgctGGCGCGCGCCGTACAGGAGCTGCGCATGAAGGGCGCCGCGTTTGACCTGTCCAAGGAGCCGCAGTACAGGGTGACGAGGGCCAAGTGCGCCAGCGTCGAGGGCGCCGGCGCGTGGGCGCCGCTCCGGTGGTGCCAGCAGAACGTCGTCACCACCtgcctgctcgccgtcgccgccgccgcgttgccCTCCGGCAAGTTCATCCTCTGCGCATAG
- the LOC120677725 gene encoding BURP domain-containing protein 13-like: MARFAAVLLAAAAALLAAGRLTHAAPSTAEVFWRAVLPGSDVPDAVLRLLRPGNNFVSETEADGVGAPNGPFDYQNYERSSAPYGYDYKPSSAPYGYDYKAPLEGGEAAPGEHHHHAGGGAAAATTTTVFFHEEAVRVGKRLRFHFPAAAPAALGFLPRHVADAIPFTTPALPAVLALLGVAPGTAQAAAMAETLRTCESHPLAGKAKFCATSLEALVERAMAALGTRRVRAVTSTLPRAGAPPQEYTVRAVRPVDGASFVACHDEVYPYTVYRCHGTGPARAYMVEMDGAREGAVTVATVCHTDTSRWNPEHVSFKLLGTKPGGAPICHLMPYGHIIWAKNVKRSPA, encoded by the exons ATGGCGCGCTTCGCTgccgtcctcctcgccgccgccgccgccctgctagCG GCTGGACGTCTGACACATGCGGCGCCGTCAACGGCCGAGGTGTTCTGGCGCGCCGTCCTGCCGGGCTCTGACGTGCCGGACGCCGTTCTCCGGCTCCTCCGCCCTG GCAACAACTTCGTAAGCGAAACCGAGGCTGACGGCGTGGGTGCACCGAACGGTCCGTTCGATTACCAGAACTACGAGCGCTCGTCGGCGCCGTACGGCTACGACTACAAGCCCTCGTCGGCGCCGTACGGCTACGACTACAAGGCGCCGCTCGAGGGCGGTGAGGCGGCGCCCggcgagcaccaccaccacgcgggcggcggggcggccgccgcgacgacgacgacggtgtTCTTCCACGAGGAGGCGGTGCGCGTGGGCAAGCGCCTGCGGTTCCACTTcccggccgcggcgcccgcggcgctcGGCTTCCTACCGCGCCACGTCGCGGACGCCATCCCGTTCACGACGCCGGCGCTGCCGGCCGTCCTCGCGCTGCTCGGCGTCGCGCCGGGAAccgcccaggccgccgccatggcggaGACGCTGCGCACGTGCGAGTCGCACCCGCTCGCCGGGAAGGCCAAGTTCTGCGCCACGTCGCTGGAGGCCCTGGTCGAGCGCGCCATGGCGGCGCTCGGCACGCGCCGCGTCCGGGCGGTGACCTCCACGCTGccccgcgccggcgcgccgccgcaggagtACACCGTCCGCGCCGTGCGCCCCGTCGACGGCGCCAGCTTCGTGGCGTGCCACGACGAGGTGTACCCCTACACCGTGTACCGGTGCCACGGCACCGGCCCGGCCAGGGCGTACATGGTGGAGATGGACGGCGCCCGCGAGGGCGCTGTCACCGTGGCCACCGTCTGCCACACCGACACGTCCCGGTGGAACCCGGAGCACGTCTCCTTCAAGCTCCTCGGCACCAAGCCCGGTGGCGCGCCGATCTGCCACCTCATGCCGTACGGGCACATAATCTGGGCCAAGAACGTGAAGCGCTCCCCGGCGTAA
- the LOC120677724 gene encoding transmembrane 9 superfamily member 12-like, translating into MAGTLLNSCFMAPLLWTVLLLVVSPGNAFYLPGSYMHTYSQGESISAKVNSLTSIETEMPFNYYSLPYCRPKGGIKKSAENLGELLMGDQIDNSPYEFRVNVNESLFLCTTKGLNENDAKLLKQRARDLYQVNMMLDNLPVMRFTEQNGVTVQWTGFPVGYSPAGSSEDYIINHLKFKVLVHEYEGSNVEIIGTGEEGSGVISEIDKKGMSGYQIVGFQVVPCSVKRNAEDFSKLNMYDSIDPVDCPVELKKAQVIRQQERITFTYDVEFVKSDIRWPSRWDAYLKMEAGSKVHWFSIMNSLMVILFLAGIVFVIFLRTVRRDLTRYEELDKEAQAQMNEELSGWKLVVGDVFREPTCSELLCIMIGDGVQILGMAIVTIVFATLGFMSPASRGMLLTGMIVLYLFLGIAAGYVSVRLWRTIKGTSAGWRSVSWLTACFFPGVMFTVLTVLNFVLWKSESTGALPISLFFTLLALWFCISVPLTLVGGFLGTRAEQIEFPVRTNQIPREIPARKYPSWLLVLGAGTLPFGTLFIELFFILSSIWLGRFYYVFGFLLIVLLLLVVVCAEVSVVLTYMNLCVEDWRWWWKAFFASGSVALYVFLYSINYLVFDLRSLSGPVSAMLYVGYSFLMAFAIMLATGTIGFLTSFAFVHYLFSSVKID; encoded by the coding sequence ATGGCTGGGACGCTGCTCAATTCCTGTTTTATGGCTCCGCTGTTATGGACCGTGCTGTTGCTGGTGGTCTCACCAGGCAATGCATTCTACTTGCCAGGCAGCTACATGCACACATACTCCCAAGGCGAGTCGATATCTGCCAAGGTGAACTCGCTCACGTCCATTGAGACGGAGATGCCTTTCAACTACTACAGCCTGCCGTACTGCCGTCCCAAGGGTGGCATCAAGAAGAGCGCTGAGAATCTGGGTGAGCTGCTGATGGGCGATCAGATCGACAACTCGCCCTACGAGTTCCGTGTCAATGTTAATGAGTCCCTCTTCCTCTGCACCACAAAAGGGCTTAATGAGAATGATGCAAAGCTCCTTAAGCAGCGCGCCCGCGATCTTTACCAGGTCAACATGATGCTTGACAATCTGCCTGTCATGCGTTTCACTGAGCAGAATGGTGTCACGGTACAGTGGACTGGCTTCCCTGTTGGTTACTCTCCAGCTGGTAGCTCAGAGGATTATATCATCAACCATTTGAAGTTTAAGGTCTTGGTCCATGAGTATGAGGGCAGCAATGTGGAAATCATTGGTACTGGAGAAGAAGGATCTGGTGTCATCTCAGAGATAGACAAGAAGGGGATGTCTGGGTATCAGATTGTTGGATTTCAGGTTGTGCCTTGCAGTGTGAAACGTAATGCTGAGGATTTCTCTAAGCTTAACATGTACGACAGCATTGACCCAGTGGACTGCCCTGTGGAGCTTAAGAAGGCCCAAGTGATCAGGCAACAAGAGAGGATTACATTCACTTATGACGTCGAGTTTGTGAAGAGTGATATCAGGTGGCCATCTAGGTGGGATGCTTATCTGAAGATGGAGGCTGGGTCTAAGGTCCACTGGTTCTCGATAATGAACTCCCTCATGGTGATCTTGTTCTTGGCTGGAATCGTCTTTGTTATATTCCTCAGAACTGTCAGACGGGACCTGACCAGATATGAAGAGCTTGACAAGGAAGCACAAGCACAGATGAATGAGGAACTATCTGGGTGGAAGCTTGTAGTTGGAGATGTATTCAGAGAGCCAACTTGCTCCGAGCTGTTATGCATAATGATTGGTGATGGGGTTCAGATTTTGGGCATGGCAATCGTAACAATCGTTTTTGCTACACTTGGGTTCATGTCTCCAGCCTCAAGAGGAATGCTGCTTACTGGGATGATTGTTCTCTATCTTTTTCTTGGTATTGCAGCTGGGTATGTCAGTGTTCGGTTATGGAGGACTATTAAGGGCACATCTGCAGGTTGGAGATCAGTGTCCTGGTTGACTGCCTGCTTTTTCCCTGGTGTCATGTTCACAGTCCTGACTGTCTTAAACTTTGTGTTGTGGAAAAGCGAGAGCACTGGGGCTTTACCTATCTCACTATTTTTCACCCTTTTGGCTCTATGGTTCTGCATTTCTGTACCATTGACTCTTGTTGGTGGCTTTCTCGGTACAAGAGCGGAGCAAATAGAATTCCCTGTTAGAACCAATCAGATCCCTAGAGAGATCCCTGCAAGGAAGTATCCATCATGGCTTCTTGTCCTTGGTGCAGGGACTCTGCCATTTGGAACCCTGTTTATTGAGCTCTTCTTCATTCTATCGAGCATCTGGCTTGGAAGGTTTTACTATGTGTTTGGCTTCCTGCTGATtgttctgctgctgcttgtcGTTGTCTGCGCTGAGGTGTCCGTTGTCCTAACATACATGAATCTCTGTGTGGAGgactggaggtggtggtggaaggCTTTCTTCGCCTCAGGTTCTGTTGCTCTCTACGTATTCCTCTACTCCATCAACTACTTGGTCTTTGACCTCAGAAGCCTGAGCGGACCTGTCTCTGCAATGCTTTATGTCGGCTATTCATTCCTCATGGCATTCGCAATCATGCTAGCAACTGGAACCATTGGCTTTTTGACATCGTTTGCCTTCGTGCACTACCTCTTCTCATCAGTAAAGATTGATTGA